DNA from Streptomyces sp. Edi4:
CCGTTCCAGTACGGGGTGCACGACCCCTTCGCCTCGGTCTGCACGAACGCCATCGTCAGGTATTTGGCGCCCGACTTCTGCGCGATGTCGGCGGGGCTGTCGGAGGAGTAGGCCTCGAAGTAGGGCGCGAAGATGTGGGCGGGCAACGGAGTGGCGGCGTGCGCCGCGCCCCCGGCCCCGAGAACGAGGCCGGCGGAGGCGGCGACAGTACTGAGCGTGGCGAGCAGGGCGCGAACGGATCTCGGACGTCTCATCGGGGCTCTCCGACGGGGGTGAGAGAAGGGTGCGGACGCCCCATGATTGGTCTGGACCAGCACCCGGTCAAGGGTCTAGGCCAATTAATTCCGCGTGTTTTTCCGTGCGTCCAACTGTGTTGCGGAGCAAGGGAGTCGGCGACCGCACGCGCCAATGACGCCCCCGGAAGGAAAGGGGACCGGGCGCTGTCAGTGAGCCCCGATAGCCTGTCGGCATGATCGAGACGACCACTGACGACCGTCACTTCCCGCCTGCCCTCGCCGCTGTCGCCGGGGTCGCTTTCGACTACGGCGAGGAGGGCGAGGGCATCGACTTCGAACCGTACGAAGGCTTCGACTCCGCCGAGGAGACCACCGACTGGCTGCGTCAGTGGACCGGAAACCAGGACCTGGACGGCGACGCCTATCGGGTCTTCGGACAGGACGGTGCGGGTGGCCTCGCTGCCCTGTGGCACGTGCGCCCGGGTCGGCCCCTCGCGGAGCAGCCGGTGGCGTTCATGGGCTCGGAAGGCGAGTGCGGGGTGGTCGCCGGCAACCTGTCCGACTTCCTCTGGGTCCTCGCGGACGGCTTCGGCCCGGCGGAGGCCGTCCGGGACGAGGGCCGCGAACCCCGACCGGACGCGGCCCTGACCGCACTGGCCGAACAGCACGCGACCACCCCGCGCCGCCCGGCCCGCGACATCATCACCGAAGCCCGCACCGAGTTCGCGACGTTCGCCGCCGACCTGGACGACCTCTGCCGCTGAGCCGCGGGGAACGCCCTGGGCACGTTCAGGCCCGGGCCGCGTGGGCGCGCCGGCGCTCCGCGGCCCTGAGCCCGTGCCGGATCCGAACCCGCGACACCCGCTTTAGGAGAACGGCGCTCGCTCCCGGCGCCCGGGCCGCTCCCTCACGCCAGT
Protein-coding regions in this window:
- a CDS encoding SMI1/KNR4 family protein; amino-acid sequence: MIETTTDDRHFPPALAAVAGVAFDYGEEGEGIDFEPYEGFDSAEETTDWLRQWTGNQDLDGDAYRVFGQDGAGGLAALWHVRPGRPLAEQPVAFMGSEGECGVVAGNLSDFLWVLADGFGPAEAVRDEGREPRPDAALTALAEQHATTPRRPARDIITEARTEFATFAADLDDLCR